A single Microbacterium protaetiae DNA region contains:
- a CDS encoding aminotransferase class I/II-fold pyridoxal phosphate-dependent enzyme has protein sequence MDQRISGSTAIEITESVRDLRDRGMLGPGDTLPSVRALAEQLSVNRNTVVAAYRQLVQAGIAQTRGRGGTRIVDHYAAPQEGFATDNVLRDVGTGNPDPALIPDPSVALQAVVGRPVLYGEPVIDDALAHWAHGWMAADLPDRELRLTVTSGAVDAVERLLAQALTRDDAVALEDPCWLAGIQTARLGGYRTVAVPIDEQGMTVQGLRAALQAGVRAVVCTPRAQNPTGASLSAERAAALRDELSSHPYVLVIEDDHFSMLSQHPFHSILPPDHRRFALVRSVSKFLGPDMCLAVVASDPTTAERLALRLSPGTTWVSHLLQRLTHALLADADVRTAITAAGKHYAERNAAFVRRLAHDVPGLDAASGDGLNVWVTLPVTARAVGEQLMRRGWLARLGDDFVLSDAASRHLRLTVHDLDDTAAAQLADDLAAAVVTAGAKVG, from the coding sequence ATGGACCAGCGCATCAGCGGCTCGACCGCGATCGAGATCACCGAGAGCGTTCGCGATCTGCGCGACCGCGGGATGCTGGGTCCCGGCGACACCCTCCCCTCGGTGCGTGCGCTGGCCGAGCAGCTGAGCGTGAATCGCAACACGGTGGTCGCCGCCTACCGGCAGCTCGTGCAGGCCGGCATCGCCCAGACGCGTGGCCGCGGCGGCACCCGCATCGTCGACCACTACGCCGCACCCCAGGAGGGATTCGCGACCGACAACGTGCTGCGCGATGTCGGTACGGGAAATCCCGATCCGGCGCTCATCCCCGACCCCTCCGTGGCGTTGCAGGCCGTCGTCGGCCGCCCGGTGCTGTATGGCGAGCCGGTGATCGACGACGCGCTCGCGCACTGGGCGCACGGGTGGATGGCGGCCGACTTGCCTGATCGCGAGCTGCGGCTGACGGTCACCAGCGGGGCCGTCGACGCCGTCGAGAGACTGCTCGCCCAGGCACTGACCCGCGACGACGCCGTCGCGCTGGAGGACCCGTGCTGGCTCGCCGGCATTCAGACCGCACGCCTCGGCGGATATCGCACTGTTGCGGTGCCGATCGATGAACAGGGGATGACGGTGCAGGGCCTTCGGGCCGCCCTGCAGGCGGGCGTCCGTGCCGTGGTCTGCACCCCGCGAGCGCAGAACCCGACCGGTGCGAGCCTGTCGGCCGAACGCGCGGCCGCGCTGCGTGACGAGTTGTCGAGTCACCCCTATGTGCTCGTGATCGAGGACGACCACTTCTCGATGCTGTCGCAGCATCCCTTCCACAGCATCCTGCCGCCGGATCATCGCCGATTCGCCCTCGTGCGGTCGGTGTCGAAGTTCCTCGGCCCCGACATGTGTCTGGCCGTGGTCGCCTCGGATCCTACGACGGCCGAACGCCTCGCTCTGCGGCTGAGCCCGGGCACCACCTGGGTGAGCCATCTGCTGCAGCGACTGACTCATGCCCTGCTCGCCGACGCCGACGTGCGTACTGCGATCACCGCGGCCGGGAAACATTACGCCGAGCGCAACGCCGCGTTCGTCCGCCGGCTCGCGCACGACGTGCCGGGTCTGGATGCGGCATCCGGCGATGGACTCAACGTCTGGGTGACGCTGCCGGTGACCGCCCGCGCAGTCGGTGAGCAGCTGATGCGGCGCGGCTGGCTCGCCCGGCTCGGCGATGACTTCGTGCTCTCGGATGCCGCCTCCCGCCATCTGCGGTTGACGGTGCACGATCTCGACGACACCGCCGCCGCGCAGCTCGCGGACGACCTGGCCGCCGCGGTCGTGACCGCCGGCGCGAAGGTGGGATGA
- the pdxY gene encoding pyridoxal kinase PdxY has translation MKILSIQSAVAYGHVGNSAAVFPLQRIGVEVLPVYTVNFSNHTGYGAWRGPMISPDDVRDVITGIEERGVLGQIDVVLSGYQGGEGIADVILDAVGRVKAANPDAVYACDPVMGNATSGCFVAPAIPQLLRDRVVPAADIITPNQFELGYLTATEPHTLESTLASVDAARALGPRTVLVTSVQRPDRPADTIEMLAVDDAGAWIVQTPMLPLKANGSGDVTAALFTAHYRATGSASEALARSTSSVYDLLERTHQSGERELQLVEAQESYAHPRMQFEVTQVR, from the coding sequence GTGAAGATCCTCTCCATCCAGTCCGCCGTCGCCTATGGTCACGTCGGCAACTCGGCCGCCGTCTTCCCGCTGCAGCGGATCGGCGTCGAGGTGCTGCCGGTCTACACCGTGAACTTCTCCAACCACACCGGATACGGCGCATGGCGTGGTCCCATGATCAGCCCCGACGACGTGCGCGATGTGATCACCGGTATCGAGGAACGCGGAGTGCTCGGCCAGATCGACGTCGTTCTCAGCGGCTACCAGGGCGGCGAGGGAATCGCCGATGTGATCCTCGACGCCGTCGGTCGTGTGAAGGCGGCCAACCCCGACGCCGTCTACGCGTGCGACCCGGTGATGGGCAACGCCACGTCGGGGTGCTTCGTGGCTCCCGCGATTCCGCAGCTGCTCCGCGACCGTGTGGTGCCGGCGGCAGACATCATCACGCCGAATCAGTTCGAGCTCGGTTACCTGACCGCAACCGAGCCGCACACGCTGGAGTCGACCCTCGCCTCGGTCGACGCCGCGCGCGCCCTGGGCCCGCGCACCGTGCTGGTCACCAGCGTGCAACGCCCCGACCGGCCCGCCGACACCATCGAGATGCTCGCCGTCGACGACGCTGGAGCGTGGATCGTGCAGACGCCCATGCTGCCGCTGAAGGCCAACGGCTCGGGTGATGTCACGGCGGCCCTGTTCACCGCCCACTATCGTGCAACCGGCAGCGCGTCCGAGGCGCTCGCGCGCTCGACCTCGAGCGTGTACGACCTGCTCGAGCGCACCCATCAATCGGGCGAGCGCGAGCTGCAGCTCGTCGAGGCGCAGGAGTCGTACGCCCATCCGCGCATGCAGTTCGAGGTCACGCAGGTGCGCTGA
- a CDS encoding HIT family protein, giving the protein MTHADAAGPDIPGLVAASDLPGVPDEFQRLWTPHRMAYIQAGADAMRAACPFCAAPEKSDEDGLIVHRGRTVYALLNLFPYNSGHLLVCPYRHVATYDQATDDEVAEIGAITQHAMQVLRGVSQCDGFNIGMNQGRVAGAGVDEHLHQHIVPRWETDANFFPIIARTKALPQLLGEVRQAIADAW; this is encoded by the coding sequence ATGACGCACGCGGATGCCGCGGGCCCCGACATCCCGGGTCTCGTCGCCGCCAGCGACCTGCCGGGCGTGCCCGACGAATTCCAGAGGCTGTGGACGCCGCACCGCATGGCGTACATCCAGGCCGGTGCCGACGCGATGCGGGCGGCGTGCCCTTTCTGTGCCGCGCCGGAGAAGTCCGACGAAGACGGCCTCATCGTGCACCGCGGACGCACCGTGTATGCGCTGCTGAACCTCTTTCCGTACAACTCGGGGCATCTGTTGGTGTGCCCGTACCGCCACGTCGCCACCTACGACCAGGCCACCGACGACGAGGTCGCCGAGATCGGCGCGATCACGCAGCACGCGATGCAGGTGCTGCGCGGCGTCTCGCAGTGCGACGGGTTCAACATCGGCATGAATCAGGGGCGCGTCGCCGGGGCGGGTGTCGACGAGCATCTGCACCAGCACATCGTGCCGCGGTGGGAGACCGACGCCAACTTCTTCCCGATCATCGCCCGCACCAAGGCGCTGCCGCAGCTGCTCGGTGAGGTGCGCCAGGCCATCGCCGACGCCTGGTAA
- the thrS gene encoding threonine--tRNA ligase: protein MRVNGDLKDLATQVTDAEVVEPVTIDSPDGLNILRHSAAHVLAQAVQRIKPQTNLGIGPPITDGFYYDFGTSEPFTPEDLKAIDKEMARIIREGQRFVRRVVTDDDARAELAHEPFKLELIGLKGGGAEKTEGASVEVGAGELTIYDNVNRDGETVWKDLCRGPHLPNTRLIGNGWALQRIAGAYWRGSEKNPQLQRIYGTAWPTKDELRAYQQRLEEAAKRDHRRLGRELDLFSFPDEIGSGLSVWHPKGGVIRQEMEQHALGRHREAGYTYVYTPHITKKDLFLESNHLVTYKEGMFPPIRLDEERDENGEITKAGIDYYLKPMNCPMHILIYRERARSYRDLPMRLYENGTVYRYELSGALHGLTRVRGFTQDDSHLFVTPDQLEAEATNVLAFVLSMLRDFGLTEFELELSMRDDEKSKWIGDEEHWATATDALRRVAQASGLKLTEVAGEAAFYGPKIDLKTKDALGRTWQLATVQLDFNLPERFGLEYTGPDGEKHRPVMIHRALFGSIERFFAILLEHYAGAFPVWLSPVQVVGIPVADEYADYLGEVIARLKADGVRAELDHGDDRMQKKIRTHTTQKIPFQLIAGEQDRAAGAVSFRFRDGSQRNGVPVDEAVRVIREAIDAKALVNTAEDVA from the coding sequence ATGCGTGTCAATGGCGACCTGAAGGACCTCGCCACGCAGGTCACCGACGCCGAGGTGGTCGAGCCGGTCACCATCGACAGTCCCGACGGGCTGAACATCCTGCGCCACTCGGCCGCCCACGTGCTCGCGCAGGCGGTGCAGCGGATCAAGCCGCAGACGAACCTCGGCATCGGGCCGCCGATCACCGACGGCTTCTACTACGACTTCGGCACCTCTGAACCGTTCACCCCCGAAGACCTCAAGGCCATCGACAAAGAGATGGCGCGCATCATCCGCGAGGGACAGCGCTTCGTGCGCCGCGTCGTCACCGACGACGATGCCCGTGCCGAGCTCGCGCACGAGCCGTTCAAGCTCGAGCTGATCGGCCTGAAGGGCGGCGGTGCCGAGAAGACCGAGGGGGCCAGCGTCGAGGTCGGTGCGGGTGAGCTGACGATCTATGACAACGTCAACCGCGACGGCGAGACGGTGTGGAAGGATCTCTGCCGCGGACCGCACCTACCCAACACCCGCCTGATCGGCAACGGGTGGGCACTGCAGCGCATCGCCGGTGCATACTGGCGCGGCAGTGAGAAGAATCCGCAGTTGCAGCGCATCTACGGCACCGCGTGGCCGACCAAAGACGAATTGCGCGCGTACCAGCAGCGTCTCGAAGAGGCTGCCAAGCGCGACCACCGTCGGCTCGGCAGGGAATTGGACCTCTTCTCGTTCCCCGACGAGATCGGCTCGGGCCTGTCGGTGTGGCATCCCAAGGGCGGCGTGATCCGGCAGGAGATGGAGCAGCATGCGCTGGGCCGACACCGCGAGGCCGGCTACACCTACGTGTACACACCGCACATCACCAAGAAGGACCTCTTCCTCGAGTCGAACCACCTCGTCACCTACAAAGAGGGCATGTTCCCGCCCATCCGGCTCGACGAAGAGCGCGACGAGAACGGTGAGATCACGAAGGCGGGCATCGACTACTACCTGAAGCCGATGAACTGCCCGATGCACATCCTGATCTACCGGGAGCGTGCGCGCAGCTACCGCGATCTGCCGATGCGGCTGTACGAGAACGGCACCGTCTACCGCTACGAGCTCTCCGGCGCCCTTCACGGCCTCACCCGCGTGCGCGGGTTCACTCAAGACGACTCGCACCTGTTCGTCACGCCCGACCAGCTCGAGGCCGAGGCCACGAATGTGCTGGCCTTCGTGCTGTCGATGCTGCGCGACTTCGGACTGACCGAGTTCGAACTCGAGCTGTCGATGCGCGACGACGAGAAGTCGAAGTGGATCGGCGACGAAGAGCACTGGGCGACGGCCACCGACGCCCTGCGGCGGGTGGCTCAGGCATCCGGATTGAAACTGACCGAGGTTGCCGGCGAGGCTGCCTTCTACGGTCCCAAGATCGATCTGAAGACGAAGGATGCGCTCGGGCGCACCTGGCAGCTGGCCACCGTACAGCTCGACTTTAACCTGCCTGAGCGGTTCGGCCTGGAGTACACCGGCCCCGACGGCGAGAAGCACCGCCCGGTGATGATCCACCGTGCGCTGTTCGGCTCGATCGAGCGGTTCTTCGCGATTCTGCTCGAGCACTATGCCGGGGCCTTCCCGGTGTGGCTCTCACCGGTGCAGGTGGTCGGCATTCCCGTCGCCGATGAGTACGCCGACTACCTCGGCGAGGTGATAGCGCGTCTGAAAGCCGACGGTGTGCGCGCCGAACTCGACCACGGTGATGACCGCATGCAGAAGAAGATCCGCACGCACACGACGCAGAAGATCCCGTTCCAGCTCATCGCCGGAGAGCAGGATCGTGCCGCGGGGGCCGTTTCCTTCCGCTTCCGCGACGGATCACAGCGCAACGGCGTGCCGGTGGATGAGGCCGTGCGCGTGATCCGCGAGGCCATCGACGCGAAGGCGCTGGTGAACACCGCCGAGGACGTGGCATGA
- a CDS encoding glycine cleavage system protein R — protein sequence MAHLVLTVVGDDRAGLVQKLADVVAAHDGNWERSELAELAGAFAGIVLVEVPEDRREALVAGLQALDGLLHITPYAGAAPVAPAAGEQVTFTVLGNDRPGIVRDITQVLVGGGLTIDRFTSRTVAAPMSGGELFEATVSARARAGDAVTDAVAELEQLAGEIQVDLTLGGTMGADRLEG from the coding sequence ATGGCCCACCTCGTGCTCACCGTGGTCGGCGACGATCGCGCTGGTCTTGTGCAAAAGCTCGCCGACGTCGTCGCGGCGCACGACGGCAACTGGGAACGCAGCGAGCTGGCCGAACTCGCCGGAGCCTTCGCCGGGATTGTGCTGGTCGAGGTTCCCGAAGACCGCCGAGAGGCACTCGTCGCCGGTCTTCAGGCGCTCGACGGCCTGCTGCACATCACGCCCTACGCCGGGGCGGCGCCGGTCGCACCCGCGGCGGGGGAGCAGGTGACCTTCACCGTGCTGGGCAATGATCGACCGGGGATCGTACGCGACATCACACAGGTGCTGGTCGGGGGTGGGCTGACCATCGATCGTTTCACCAGTCGCACGGTGGCAGCGCCCATGTCGGGCGGCGAGCTGTTCGAGGCGACCGTGAGCGCCCGAGCCCGCGCGGGCGATGCCGTCACAGATGCGGTGGCCGAGCTGGAGCAACTCGCCGGCGAGATCCAAGTCGACCTCACGCTGGGCGGCACGATGGGCGCCGATAGACTCGAGGGGTGA
- a CDS encoding acyltransferase family protein: MAVASSRFSALDGLRGVAALVVVVHHCLLVSPLMAAGYYGGDVGDNPVRLALMYTPLHLVWGGAEAVVVFFVLSGFVLSRAIRSRSFDWFSYFPSRVLRLYVPVVGAIVFGFVVLMMPHVNATSSPWLQRDSSDYDLGTVLQDLTLVGGTSGVVSPLWTLRWEVIFSLLLPVAAYAVRVIPAWLLGVLCVGLSTLGAAQDVAAMQYLPIFGVGVALEGEWDRISRTVDRMTRRAGGFVWTGILVLAVTMLSMHWLLLAPLGHAAAVALSQGPIVVGAALLVIMATHFGPLQRLLTWRPIAWLGGISFSLYLIHEPLVLMMAGASHAARWTVLTAVPLALIVAWVFWLVVERPAHHLSRTVRARATWKAAAPAQAASDSAAEEAARSEQDRTPIHA; this comes from the coding sequence ATGGCAGTTGCATCGTCAAGATTCTCCGCCCTCGATGGGTTGCGCGGCGTCGCCGCACTTGTCGTGGTGGTTCACCACTGCCTGCTCGTCTCACCGCTCATGGCGGCGGGCTACTACGGGGGCGATGTCGGCGACAACCCCGTGCGCCTCGCGCTGATGTATACGCCGCTGCACCTTGTGTGGGGTGGCGCCGAAGCTGTCGTGGTGTTCTTCGTGTTGTCGGGGTTTGTGCTCTCGCGCGCTATCCGGTCGCGCTCGTTCGACTGGTTCTCGTACTTTCCGTCACGCGTGCTGCGCCTCTATGTGCCGGTGGTCGGCGCTATCGTGTTCGGCTTCGTCGTCCTGATGATGCCGCACGTGAACGCGACCAGCAGCCCGTGGCTGCAGCGCGACAGCTCGGACTACGATCTGGGCACGGTGCTGCAGGATCTGACCCTGGTCGGCGGCACGAGCGGCGTCGTCTCGCCTTTGTGGACGCTGCGCTGGGAGGTCATCTTCTCGCTGTTGCTGCCGGTGGCGGCGTATGCGGTGCGCGTGATTCCGGCCTGGCTGCTCGGTGTGCTGTGCGTCGGTCTGTCGACACTGGGCGCCGCGCAGGATGTCGCGGCGATGCAGTACCTGCCGATCTTCGGTGTGGGGGTGGCGCTCGAGGGCGAGTGGGATCGCATCTCGCGGACAGTGGACAGGATGACGCGCCGCGCCGGCGGCTTCGTCTGGACAGGCATCCTCGTGCTCGCCGTGACCATGCTGAGCATGCACTGGCTTCTGCTGGCGCCGCTCGGACATGCGGCTGCGGTCGCGCTCTCGCAAGGGCCCATCGTGGTGGGCGCGGCACTCCTGGTGATCATGGCGACGCATTTTGGGCCGCTGCAGCGGCTGCTCACGTGGCGGCCGATCGCGTGGTTGGGTGGGATCTCGTTCAGCCTCTATCTCATTCATGAGCCATTGGTGCTCATGATGGCCGGTGCCTCCCACGCGGCACGGTGGACCGTGCTGACCGCGGTTCCGCTGGCGCTGATCGTGGCCTGGGTCTTCTGGCTGGTCGTTGAGCGCCCCGCACACCATCTGTCGCGCACCGTGCGCGCGCGGGCCACCTGGAAGGCGGCGGCGCCCGCACAGGCTGCGTCCGACTCGGCGGCAGAAGAAGCTGCTCGCAGCGAGCAGGACCGCACGCCGATCCATGCGTGA
- a CDS encoding helix-turn-helix domain-containing protein, whose amino-acid sequence MTTVARETTRRPLRIRSAGARAIAAEPAERQLLSVAEAAQQIGVAEKTIRRYIDQNRLRAHRFGPKLLRIELDDLLSLATPAYPGSD is encoded by the coding sequence ATGACCACTGTTGCCCGGGAAACGACCAGGCGCCCACTCAGAATCCGCTCCGCCGGAGCACGTGCCATCGCCGCCGAGCCGGCAGAGCGCCAGCTGCTGTCGGTGGCCGAGGCTGCCCAACAGATCGGCGTCGCAGAAAAGACGATCCGCCGGTACATCGACCAGAACCGACTCCGGGCGCACCGGTTCGGGCCGAAGCTGCTGCGCATCGAGTTGGACGATCTGCTGAGCCTGGCGACCCCGGCCTACCCCGGTTCGGACTGA
- a CDS encoding sigma factor: MTEISESMRRVAFGAAYRMLGTVADAEDVAQSAIERMLRLPPAERPRNVEAWLTTVATRLAIDQLRSARARREEYVGEWFPEPLDGSSLGAEPDISGHAELAEELSFAFLVLLETLTPSERAAFLLHDVLDYSYDGGGARSPLARSGAQAGLARPRSGLGARAPLFGVDEEATRTRHAIHRRRRVRCHRAVRRDALDRCHCDL, from the coding sequence ATGACGGAGATTTCGGAGTCGATGCGCCGCGTCGCCTTCGGTGCGGCCTACCGGATGCTCGGGACCGTCGCCGACGCGGAGGATGTCGCTCAGTCGGCCATCGAGCGGATGCTGCGGTTGCCTCCTGCGGAGCGGCCACGGAATGTCGAGGCGTGGCTGACCACAGTGGCGACGCGGTTGGCGATCGATCAGCTGCGTTCGGCGCGGGCCCGGCGGGAGGAGTATGTCGGCGAGTGGTTCCCGGAACCTCTCGACGGCAGCAGCCTCGGAGCAGAACCTGACATCTCGGGTCACGCGGAACTCGCCGAAGAGCTCTCCTTCGCGTTCCTCGTGCTGCTTGAGACCCTGACGCCCAGCGAACGTGCTGCGTTCCTGCTGCACGACGTGCTGGATTACTCCTATGACGGCGGCGGTGCTCGATCGCCCCTCGCCCGCAGCGGCGCGCAAGCTGGTCTCGCGCGCCCGCGCTCGGGTCTCGGGGCGCGTGCCCCGCTATTCGGCGTCGACGAAGAAGCAACACGAACTCGTCATGCGATTCATCGCCGCCGTCGAGTCCGGTGCCATCGAGCAGTTCGTCGCGATGCTCTCGACCGATGTCACTGTGACCTCTGA
- a CDS encoding NAD(P)/FAD-dependent oxidoreductase, producing the protein MDKHRIIVLGGGYTGIVVAGQLARRMRPAVASVTLVTGDATRDERMRWHQLAAGQRYPLLSIADALKGSGAQLEVARVERIDPQRHIVVVSGGRTLSYDTLVVALGSVIDFGTVPGAREFAQGLTDVGSIEAAARRLASLPDGARVVIVGGGLTGIELATEVAESHPQLRIAIVSSRAPGDWLSEPGRRHLDRAFDRLAVERVRGRVAEVGPDAVRLADGQELSSAFTFWAAGFRANPLVAASGVKVDELGRAYVDAGFRSVSHPDVWVVGDAARVPGPDGAPLKMGCRTGAFMAMAAPAKVAAHLAGVGATPFVGRYFAECISLGRRDALLQWLTPQGTPTDRIIVGRPARLIKEYVHRGNLFVARHPGPYTPVRRASVQAPADGRREMIEA; encoded by the coding sequence ATGGACAAGCATCGGATCATCGTTCTGGGCGGCGGCTACACCGGCATCGTGGTGGCCGGACAACTCGCGCGGCGAATGCGGCCGGCTGTCGCATCCGTGACTCTCGTCACCGGGGACGCCACTCGCGACGAGCGAATGCGTTGGCACCAGCTGGCGGCGGGGCAGCGTTACCCGTTGTTGTCGATCGCCGACGCACTGAAAGGCTCGGGGGCGCAGCTCGAGGTCGCCCGTGTCGAACGGATCGATCCGCAGCGGCATATCGTCGTTGTCAGCGGAGGACGAACCCTCTCGTACGACACACTCGTCGTGGCGCTGGGCAGTGTCATCGATTTCGGGACCGTCCCGGGCGCGCGTGAGTTTGCGCAGGGCTTGACGGATGTCGGATCCATCGAAGCGGCGGCACGCCGGCTGGCCAGCCTGCCCGACGGCGCGCGTGTCGTCATCGTCGGCGGTGGGCTGACCGGCATCGAGCTTGCGACCGAGGTGGCGGAGTCGCATCCGCAGCTCCGGATCGCGATCGTGAGCTCACGCGCTCCCGGCGACTGGCTGAGCGAGCCGGGGCGTCGTCACCTCGATCGCGCATTCGACAGGCTCGCCGTCGAGCGCGTGCGGGGACGCGTCGCCGAGGTGGGCCCTGACGCTGTCCGGCTCGCCGACGGGCAGGAGCTGTCTTCGGCGTTCACTTTCTGGGCGGCCGGTTTTCGCGCGAACCCACTCGTGGCCGCATCGGGTGTGAAGGTCGATGAACTCGGCCGCGCGTACGTCGACGCCGGTTTCCGTTCGGTCTCGCACCCCGATGTCTGGGTGGTGGGAGACGCTGCGCGCGTGCCGGGTCCGGACGGCGCACCGCTGAAGATGGGATGCCGGACGGGAGCGTTCATGGCGATGGCGGCGCCGGCCAAAGTGGCCGCGCACCTGGCCGGGGTCGGCGCCACACCGTTCGTGGGGCGGTACTTCGCTGAGTGCATCAGTCTGGGGCGCCGTGATGCCCTCTTGCAGTGGTTGACCCCGCAGGGAACGCCGACCGATCGGATCATCGTCGGCCGGCCGGCGCGGCTCATCAAGGAGTACGTGCACCGCGGAAACTTGTTCGTCGCGCGTCATCCGGGCCCGTACACCCCGGTACGCCGTGCGTCCGTGCAAGCCCCGGCGGACGGTCGGCGCGAGATGATCGAGGCATGA
- a CDS encoding type II toxin-antitoxin system PemK/MazF family toxin — MSSDPGILSRLLGMLRTSARTADRRRPTPHGSGGADLFEPSPGSGGEAATVEIAPPAPDALRITYAPQTDGDPDAGEVVWTWVPYQERDGRGKDRPVLVIARRDADHVYAVKLTSQSHDGDRDFLSIGAGAWDSKGRPSWVDVDQMYLVHRDGMRREAAALDAERFARVAALLHKRYGWALG; from the coding sequence GTGAGCTCTGACCCCGGCATCCTGTCCCGCCTCCTCGGCATGCTGCGCACTTCCGCGCGTACTGCAGATCGGCGCCGCCCGACCCCGCATGGGTCAGGCGGCGCCGATCTTTTTGAGCCTTCGCCGGGCAGCGGTGGCGAGGCGGCGACTGTGGAGATCGCTCCACCGGCGCCCGATGCGCTGCGGATCACCTACGCGCCGCAGACCGACGGCGACCCCGACGCCGGCGAGGTCGTCTGGACGTGGGTGCCGTATCAAGAGCGCGACGGGCGGGGCAAGGATCGCCCCGTGCTGGTGATCGCACGCCGCGACGCCGACCACGTCTATGCCGTGAAACTGACGAGCCAGTCGCACGACGGCGACCGCGACTTTCTGTCGATCGGCGCGGGTGCGTGGGACTCGAAGGGGCGGCCATCGTGGGTGGACGTCGACCAGATGTATCTCGTGCATCGTGACGGGATGCGCCGCGAGGCCGCCGCGCTCGACGCCGAGCGCTTTGCCCGGGTGGCGGCTTTGCTGCACAAGCGCTACGGGTGGGCGCTGGGCTGA
- a CDS encoding ammonium transporter, with product MDSGNLAWYLTATALVLVMTPGVAFFYGGLVRAKSVVSMMMLSFGAMGLVGVLWICYGFNLQNVSTGWIGVAGNPFTNFALADSISAPDANDQLAGVAYGATFAIITVALISGAIADRAKFGAWMLFAALFATVDYFLVAGWVWGADGWIYNLGTTLGLSANVIDYAGGTAVHINAGAAALALSLVLGKRVGFGRSIHRPHNVPLVLIGAALLWFGWFGFNGGAAALGAGIADPSSPAGLIIINTLGATAAAILGWLVAEKAKTGKVTSVGAASGAVAGLVAITPSCANLAPGWAIVLGLVAGAVCALAVELKWRLGFDDSLDVVGVHLVGGLIGTLYLGFFATGTGLFVGGNADQLLVQAIAAVSVLVYSFAVAWVIGWVIQKTMGFRIRSEDELAGVDTVVHGESGYEFPEEGVSTGPVAVQVPVAAEPEPEKILS from the coding sequence ATGGACAGCGGAAACCTTGCGTGGTACCTCACAGCGACAGCCCTCGTGCTCGTGATGACACCCGGCGTCGCCTTCTTCTACGGCGGACTCGTACGGGCCAAGAGCGTTGTGAGCATGATGATGCTCAGCTTCGGCGCGATGGGTCTGGTCGGCGTTCTGTGGATCTGTTACGGATTCAACCTGCAGAACGTGTCGACCGGGTGGATCGGCGTGGCCGGCAACCCCTTCACGAACTTCGCCCTGGCGGATTCGATCTCAGCCCCCGACGCGAACGATCAGCTCGCCGGCGTCGCATACGGCGCGACGTTCGCGATCATCACGGTCGCACTGATCTCGGGCGCCATCGCCGATCGCGCCAAGTTCGGCGCCTGGATGCTGTTCGCCGCGCTGTTCGCGACGGTGGACTACTTCCTGGTGGCGGGATGGGTCTGGGGCGCTGACGGCTGGATCTACAACCTCGGCACCACGCTGGGGCTGTCGGCGAACGTCATCGACTACGCCGGCGGCACGGCCGTGCACATCAACGCTGGGGCCGCCGCGCTGGCGCTCTCGCTCGTGCTGGGCAAGCGCGTCGGGTTCGGCCGATCGATCCACCGCCCGCACAACGTGCCGCTCGTACTGATCGGTGCGGCACTGCTGTGGTTCGGCTGGTTCGGCTTCAACGGGGGCGCCGCGGCGCTGGGCGCCGGTATCGCCGACCCGAGCTCGCCCGCGGGCCTGATCATCATCAACACGCTCGGTGCGACGGCGGCGGCCATCCTCGGCTGGCTGGTGGCCGAGAAGGCCAAGACCGGCAAGGTGACCTCGGTGGGTGCGGCATCCGGTGCCGTGGCAGGTCTTGTCGCGATCACCCCGAGTTGCGCGAACCTCGCCCCGGGGTGGGCGATCGTGCTGGGCCTGGTCGCCGGTGCGGTGTGTGCCCTCGCCGTTGAGCTGAAGTGGCGTCTGGGCTTCGACGACTCGCTCGATGTGGTGGGCGTGCACCTTGTCGGAGGCCTGATCGGAACCCTGTACCTCGGATTCTTCGCCACCGGGACGGGCCTGTTCGTGGGCGGCAACGCCGACCAGCTCCTCGTGCAGGCGATCGCCGCGGTGTCGGTGCTCGTGTACTCGTTCGCGGTCGCATGGGTGATCGGCTGGGTGATCCAGAAGACGATGGGATTCCGCATCCGCAGCGAAGACGAACTGGCCGGCGTCGACACCGTGGTGCACGGCGAGAGCGGCTACGAGTTCCCCGAGGAAGGGGTGTCGACCGGGCCGGTGGCCGTTCAGGTGCCGGTGGCCGCCGAGCCGGAACCCGAGAAGATCCTCAGCTGA